In Sphingobacterium sp. PCS056, the following proteins share a genomic window:
- a CDS encoding glycoside hydrolase family 2 protein: protein MLKLVVIFLFLAVSHLGVLGQEFAYELPKKTSQVKNPVLSLNGEWQFQFDKQSDWTPIQVPGEAVMQGYGIEHDKSFFYKRKFTLPKDFKGKKIVLRFDGVYSQATLNINGKIIRTHKGGFTRWETDISPYVNFDKENELLLEVKDKLEDISYASGYAHHPIGGILRDVTLFATATNSIHDFGVETDLDQHFKDAVLRLNYTLEEAQGVTVHYALYDSKNNLVPESEQQFVVNKGHNSNSFPIANPLKWDAEHPNLYRLDVKIKKDGNDTYAFSKAIGFREVKIVEDQMFVNGKPVKLRGANRHDVHPTLGRVSVPYYDSLDVKLFKDAHINFVRTSHYPPSERFVEFCNRYGIYVEVETAVCFVDTYRQKNYAPGATQNDPNHTDQYLSQCREMVNTFRTHPSVIIWSIGNESIYGSNFRKSWDLVKNADQTRPVIWSYPGSQSSDAKIYEILSMHYQDVNGNLTQFGKTTKGYEGHGIPALFDEWAHPACYTYQTLRDDPNIREFWGISMDMMWGRLFPTKGGLGGAIWGYVDDTFNIPQNLKKGTPFWNEFAKSAKPEGYQGHAVGYGEWGIVDVWRRLKPEFWSTKKAQSPIRILNEGKIVKKFSANKQILFDVYNRYDHTNLNEVKLAYTYEGRTKTIALPSIEPHAKGQFELPAEEWKEGSAVRLNFIDQEGRVVDTYEYYFGERPIDMPEASHKGKLKLVESKENFIIKGHNFEIPISKETGLIEGATTNGKVFIEKGPFLNMDVNLNHLTGAEIRKSANKYLIYDKDWKKTTVKCEIKDGIAFISIAGSYQGLQVYFDIMIKQEGEMTTAYRTVGEPNGYLREIGVKYYMPNDLDHLKWKRDGYWNYYPEGEFAGNEGTADLYKSKQADYGVKPTQGWDQDTHNYYYWSDRGARSEHPLTNKAKSMKEHAFYYTLSSGKSSRVSVIAPKGDVACRIDRMEGEQVILFVNNKWDYPEIAWGNYCKTLEASPCNGAITLRF, encoded by the coding sequence ATGTTGAAATTAGTAGTGATATTTTTGTTTTTAGCTGTTTCTCATCTCGGTGTTTTGGGGCAGGAGTTCGCTTATGAGTTACCAAAAAAAACAAGCCAGGTCAAAAATCCTGTACTATCACTCAACGGAGAGTGGCAGTTTCAATTTGATAAGCAATCCGATTGGACACCAATACAAGTACCGGGGGAAGCCGTGATGCAAGGGTATGGAATAGAACATGACAAATCCTTTTTTTATAAAAGAAAGTTTACGCTTCCAAAAGATTTTAAGGGGAAAAAGATTGTTTTGAGATTTGATGGTGTCTATAGTCAAGCGACATTAAATATTAATGGAAAGATAATCAGAACCCATAAAGGTGGCTTTACACGCTGGGAAACGGATATCAGTCCTTATGTTAATTTTGATAAGGAAAATGAACTATTATTGGAAGTTAAAGATAAACTGGAGGATATATCTTACGCTTCGGGGTATGCACATCATCCGATTGGAGGGATATTAAGAGATGTTACCCTATTTGCAACTGCTACAAATAGTATACATGATTTTGGTGTTGAAACGGATTTAGATCAGCATTTTAAGGATGCTGTCTTACGATTAAATTATACGTTGGAAGAGGCGCAAGGAGTTACTGTTCATTATGCATTATATGACAGTAAGAATAACCTCGTTCCTGAGTCTGAACAACAATTTGTGGTAAACAAAGGTCACAATAGCAATAGTTTTCCAATAGCTAATCCTTTGAAATGGGATGCTGAACATCCTAATCTTTATCGTCTTGACGTTAAAATTAAAAAAGACGGTAATGATACGTATGCGTTTAGTAAAGCGATCGGATTTCGTGAAGTTAAGATTGTTGAAGACCAGATGTTTGTGAATGGGAAACCTGTTAAATTAAGAGGGGCTAATCGTCATGATGTTCATCCTACTTTAGGCCGTGTTAGTGTACCTTACTACGATAGTTTGGATGTTAAATTGTTTAAAGATGCTCATATTAATTTTGTAAGAACTTCACATTATCCGCCATCAGAACGATTTGTTGAATTCTGTAACCGCTATGGAATTTATGTAGAAGTAGAAACAGCTGTTTGTTTTGTTGATACCTATAGACAAAAGAATTATGCACCTGGCGCTACTCAAAATGATCCCAATCACACGGATCAATATCTGAGCCAATGTCGCGAAATGGTCAATACTTTTAGAACACATCCATCGGTTATTATCTGGTCTATTGGAAATGAATCTATCTACGGAAGTAATTTCAGAAAAAGTTGGGATCTGGTTAAAAATGCCGATCAAACCAGGCCTGTTATCTGGAGTTACCCAGGATCGCAATCTAGTGATGCGAAGATTTATGAAATATTGAGTATGCACTATCAGGATGTTAATGGTAACCTGACACAGTTTGGAAAGACAACCAAAGGATATGAAGGACATGGTATACCTGCTTTGTTTGATGAGTGGGCACATCCTGCTTGTTACACTTATCAAACCTTACGTGATGATCCGAATATTAGAGAATTTTGGGGAATCTCGATGGATATGATGTGGGGAAGGTTATTTCCGACCAAAGGTGGATTGGGTGGTGCGATCTGGGGATATGTAGATGATACGTTTAATATTCCGCAAAATTTAAAAAAAGGTACACCATTTTGGAATGAATTTGCAAAATCTGCTAAGCCAGAGGGATATCAAGGCCATGCTGTAGGATATGGAGAATGGGGTATTGTTGATGTGTGGAGAAGACTTAAACCTGAATTCTGGTCGACGAAGAAAGCACAGTCTCCCATTCGGATATTAAATGAGGGCAAGATCGTGAAAAAGTTTTCGGCTAATAAACAAATTCTATTTGATGTGTACAATCGGTATGATCACACCAATTTGAATGAAGTAAAATTAGCATATACTTATGAAGGACGTACGAAGACAATTGCCTTGCCTTCCATTGAACCCCATGCTAAAGGACAATTTGAATTACCGGCGGAAGAATGGAAAGAGGGTAGTGCAGTACGCTTAAACTTTATTGATCAGGAAGGTCGTGTCGTGGATACTTACGAATACTATTTTGGTGAACGACCTATCGATATGCCCGAAGCTTCACATAAAGGGAAACTTAAACTGGTGGAAAGTAAAGAAAATTTTATCATCAAGGGACATAATTTTGAAATACCTATTTCGAAGGAAACAGGGTTGATTGAAGGTGCAACTACTAATGGGAAGGTGTTTATCGAAAAAGGACCTTTCTTGAATATGGATGTAAACCTGAATCATTTAACGGGTGCAGAGATTAGAAAAAGTGCAAATAAATATTTGATTTACGATAAAGATTGGAAGAAAACTACTGTTAAGTGTGAAATAAAAGATGGAATTGCGTTTATTTCTATTGCTGGATCTTATCAGGGTTTACAAGTATATTTTGATATTATGATTAAGCAAGAGGGGGAAATGACAACTGCTTATCGAACTGTGGGAGAGCCTAATGGGTACTTGAGGGAGATCGGAGTAAAGTATTATATGCCTAATGATCTGGATCATCTGAAGTGGAAGAGAGATGGATATTGGAATTATTACCCGGAAGGAGAGTTCGCAGGGAATGAGGGTACTGCCGATCTTTATAAAAGTAAACAAGCGGATTATGGTGTGAAACCGACTCAAGGATGGGATCAAGACACGCATAATTATTATTACTGGTCCGATAGAGGTGCTCGAAGTGAACATCCATTGACCAATAAAGCAAAAAGTATGAAAGAGCATGCGTTTTATTACACCCTTTCTTCAGGGAAGTCATCCCGGGTTTCTGTGATAGCACCAAAGGGTGATGTTGCTTGTCGCATAGACCGTATGGAGGGTGAGCAAGTTATACTGTTTGTCAATAACAAATGGGATTATCCTGAAATTGCCTGGGGGAACTACTGCAAAACGTTAGAAGCGTCTCCATGTAACGGTGCTATAACCTTAAGATTTTAA
- a CDS encoding AraC family transcriptional regulator — MKEQFIELSPPHEKTILIKQVDQEFLSNPLHFHELCELVLILESYGKRVVGNHVDSFNAGDLVLMGPNIPHIWRNDDIFLNPQHDERARAIVLYFPADFLLRLTDDQATISAMQQFIKRSKRGLRFHGQTLEKATELIKSLAQKKSFSRITGFLNLIELLHQANECENLASEGYKPSFSEQETNRINNVYIYVMQNFSEEVSLGVAAELVNMTPNAFCRFFKRHTQKSFSKFVNEMRIGHACKLLMNKQLSISEICYQSGYQNLTNFNKFFKTIMQKSPREYRKEMDM; from the coding sequence ATGAAAGAACAATTTATTGAACTATCTCCACCTCATGAGAAAACTATTCTGATTAAACAAGTCGATCAGGAGTTTTTGAGCAATCCTTTACATTTTCATGAATTATGTGAACTCGTCCTGATTTTAGAAAGTTATGGCAAACGCGTTGTAGGCAATCATGTTGATAGTTTTAATGCTGGTGACCTTGTCCTCATGGGGCCTAATATCCCTCACATCTGGCGTAATGACGATATTTTTCTTAATCCTCAACATGATGAACGTGCAAGAGCAATCGTCCTCTATTTTCCAGCAGATTTTTTACTTCGACTTACAGATGATCAAGCAACCATTAGTGCTATGCAACAATTCATCAAAAGGTCAAAAAGAGGATTAAGATTTCACGGACAAACCTTAGAGAAAGCTACCGAATTAATTAAAAGTTTAGCTCAGAAAAAAAGTTTTTCAAGAATCACTGGATTTCTAAATCTTATTGAATTGCTTCATCAAGCAAATGAATGTGAGAATTTAGCTTCAGAAGGATACAAACCTAGTTTTAGCGAACAAGAAACCAATCGGATTAATAATGTATACATTTATGTTATGCAGAACTTCAGTGAAGAAGTCTCATTAGGAGTGGCGGCAGAATTAGTCAATATGACCCCAAATGCATTTTGTCGTTTTTTTAAACGCCATACTCAAAAATCATTTTCCAAATTTGTCAATGAAATGCGTATAGGGCATGCGTGTAAATTATTGATGAATAAACAACTTTCGATTTCTGAAATCTGCTATCAAAGTGGTTATCAAAACCTGACTAACTTTAATAAATTCTTTAAGACTATTATGCAAAAAAGTCCTAGAGAATACCGCAAAGAAATGGATATGTAA
- a CDS encoding sodium:solute symporter family transporter: MLTWIDQLIYVLYFILVGGYGYYIYKKKETSGSLSHDFFLAEGSLAWWAIGASIIASNISAEQFIGMSGSGFALGIAIASYEWMAALGLIIVAVFFLPIYLRNKIYTMPEFLRKRFDNRVSMIMAVFWVLVYVFVNLTSILYLGALAIHAIADVPFVWCIWILAILAGFIALGGMKVIGYTDVVQVVLLIIGGLTTTYIALSLVADAEGLSGWWNGLKVLKAEVPSHFHLFIEKGQLTKPDGGDAYMDLPGWSVLIGGMWIMNLSYWGCNQYITQRALGAKNLATAQQGMLFAAFMKLLMPLIVVLPGIAAFYLYQSGNNPLFQNGMMDGDIVKPDKAYPLLLSILPTGFKGMAFAALTAAIVASLAGKVNSIATIVSLDIYKNTQTKPIEESFLVKLGKISVVVSLFIGAALAPLLSNLDQGFQFIQEFTGFITPGVLAIFLMGILTKWTTSNAAIGGALSTFFYSILFKNVWLDQMPFMNRILVVFVCTVITMTVISVFDKKRKKQQELILEKEMFVVSDLFKVVSLLIIGVLTALYIVFW, translated from the coding sequence ATGTTAACTTGGATTGATCAATTGATCTATGTGCTGTACTTCATTCTTGTGGGTGGATATGGATATTATATCTATAAGAAAAAGGAGACTTCGGGCTCTTTAAGTCATGATTTTTTCCTCGCAGAGGGATCATTAGCATGGTGGGCGATTGGAGCGTCCATCATTGCTTCTAATATATCTGCAGAACAGTTTATCGGAATGTCTGGTTCCGGATTTGCCCTGGGGATTGCAATTGCTTCCTACGAATGGATGGCAGCCCTAGGTTTGATCATTGTCGCGGTATTCTTTTTGCCTATTTATCTGAGGAACAAGATTTATACGATGCCCGAATTTCTGAGAAAGCGGTTTGATAATCGGGTGAGTATGATCATGGCTGTGTTTTGGGTCTTGGTATATGTTTTTGTTAATCTTACATCAATCCTATATTTGGGAGCTTTGGCAATACATGCAATTGCGGATGTTCCATTTGTATGGTGTATCTGGATTTTGGCCATATTGGCTGGATTTATTGCCTTGGGGGGAATGAAAGTCATTGGTTATACGGATGTAGTACAGGTAGTCCTGTTAATTATCGGTGGCTTGACCACAACTTATATTGCACTAAGCTTGGTAGCTGATGCTGAAGGATTGTCAGGGTGGTGGAATGGCTTGAAAGTATTGAAAGCAGAGGTGCCTTCTCATTTTCATCTTTTTATTGAAAAAGGACAATTGACTAAACCCGATGGTGGTGATGCTTACATGGATCTACCGGGCTGGTCCGTGCTGATAGGTGGTATGTGGATTATGAATCTTTCTTATTGGGGTTGTAATCAGTATATAACACAACGGGCATTAGGAGCTAAAAATCTAGCCACTGCGCAACAGGGGATGTTATTTGCCGCATTTATGAAATTACTGATGCCTTTGATTGTCGTTTTACCAGGTATTGCTGCATTTTATCTGTATCAGAGTGGGAATAATCCGCTATTTCAAAACGGTATGATGGACGGAGATATCGTTAAGCCTGATAAAGCGTATCCATTACTGTTATCGATTTTGCCTACTGGATTTAAAGGAATGGCTTTTGCCGCATTGACGGCAGCTATTGTGGCTTCATTAGCTGGCAAAGTGAATAGTATTGCGACAATTGTATCGCTGGATATTTATAAAAATACGCAAACCAAACCGATTGAAGAGTCTTTTTTAGTCAAATTGGGTAAAATCTCGGTTGTAGTTTCGCTATTTATTGGAGCTGCATTAGCACCATTATTAAGTAATCTGGATCAAGGGTTTCAATTTATTCAAGAATTTACGGGCTTTATAACACCTGGTGTACTGGCTATTTTCTTAATGGGTATTTTGACAAAATGGACAACTTCTAACGCCGCTATTGGTGGAGCGCTATCGACTTTCTTTTATTCGATTTTGTTTAAGAATGTATGGTTGGATCAGATGCCTTTTATGAATCGTATTCTTGTGGTTTTTGTCTGTACAGTGATCACGATGACGGTCATTAGTGTCTTTGATAAGAAAAGAAAAAAGCAGCAGGAATTGATCTTAGAGAAGGAAATGTTTGTGGTGTCAGATTTATTTAAAGTGGTTAGTTTGTTAATTATAGGCGTGTTGACCGCCTTGTATATCGTTTTTTGGTAA
- a CDS encoding RraA family protein, giving the protein METNLQVEWNNDKELFALIRRELFTAVIGDIMDKMGMYHQFLPPNIRSIRDDMFVVGRAMTVLEADVSSLGESTSKNPVLAKTFGYMLEALDDLKEDEIYICSGSSPSYALWGEIMSARAKMLGAAGAIVNGYSRDTNGILALDFPCFSMGNYAQDQAPRGKVIDWRVPICINNIMIQDGDILIGDIDGVCLVPKEHEVEVFTRALEKARSEKVVLKKVLEGMGAKEAFDTYGIM; this is encoded by the coding sequence ATGGAGACAAATTTGCAAGTAGAGTGGAACAATGATAAGGAATTATTCGCGCTGATCCGCAGAGAATTATTTACAGCAGTCATTGGTGATATTATGGATAAGATGGGGATGTACCATCAGTTTTTACCACCAAATATCCGTTCCATTCGTGACGATATGTTTGTTGTAGGAAGAGCAATGACTGTATTGGAAGCCGATGTGAGTTCATTGGGAGAGTCAACATCTAAAAATCCGGTTCTAGCTAAAACTTTTGGTTATATGCTGGAAGCTTTGGATGATCTTAAAGAGGATGAAATCTATATTTGTAGTGGTTCGTCACCAAGTTATGCTTTGTGGGGTGAAATCATGAGCGCACGAGCAAAAATGTTGGGTGCTGCTGGTGCGATTGTAAATGGTTATTCTAGAGATACGAATGGTATATTAGCACTAGATTTTCCTTGTTTCTCCATGGGCAATTATGCACAGGATCAAGCTCCTCGTGGCAAGGTGATTGATTGGAGAGTGCCCATATGCATCAACAATATTATGATTCAAGATGGAGATATTTTAATCGGAGATATTGATGGTGTTTGTTTAGTGCCGAAGGAGCATGAAGTCGAAGTTTTTACTCGGGCATTGGAAAAAGCTCGAAGTGAAAAAGTTGTTTTGAAAAAGGTTTTAGAGGGTATGGGTGCTAAAGAAGCTTTTGATACCTATGGTATCATGTAA